TTCCCGACCGGGGGGCGCGACTCGACTGGGCCGCATAACTGGGCCGCGTAACGGAGGAGATCTGCGTTGCGGAGGCCCGGGGCCCGCGCGTCGGTCCTCCGCTGTGCAGGTCTCCTCCGCTGTGCAGGACGCGGGGGTCTCTCGCAGCGCGGTGATGTCGACACGGTCGTCGGAGCCGGACGGTCAGCGCGCGAGGTGGAGACCCTGGGCGACGGCGCCGGCGATCAGCTGCTGCACCGTGAGCCAGTCGTCCATCACCTGCGCATACGTGACGCGGATCACGTGGTACCCGTGCAGTAGCAGGCGTGCATCGTGCTCGATGTCGCTGCTGCGCTGGGCGCCGACGTGGTGACCGCCGTCGATCTGCAGGACGAGTCGGTCGCCGATCAAGAGGTCGACGGGGCGGCCGAGAAGCCACGCCTGGGGTAGGAGCGGCAGCTTCAGCCACCGCAGGCGTGCGGGGACGATCGTCTTGAGTCCCGAGTCGGCGAAGAGTCGAGCCTCGCGACACAGCCGCTGCGCCGGCGGGGGGAGCGGGAGGCGGGCCATCTCCTCGCGAGTCGTCTGTCGCTGGCGGAGTGCCGACTCCCACACCGCCAGCGCCTCCTCCCATGGCTGGCAGCGCGCGACCGCGACGAGCGTGTTCTCGATGCCGTCCTCGAGACGATCGGGGTGGCGTGGCACGACGGGAGCGCTCCAGTGGACCGTGGCGTCGTGTGCGCAGACACGTCCGGCGTGCGACGGCGCGGCCACATGAGGTCGCATGGCATCCGCCTGCCCGTGCACCCAGAGGCCGCGCCGTGCCGCTTGAGTGACGCACGTGAGGACGACGCCGGCGCGCGCCGCCGCGATCAGGAACGAGTCGGCAGAGGGCAGTGCCACCCACCCGCGTCGCACGCGGATGAGGTCGCCCGCCCGCTCGGCATCCCCGATCCGATGGCGCGAGTGACCGGCATCCTGTGCCGCAGTCGTGCGGCCGACGCCGCCACGGACGTCGATCCAGCGGAGGAGGGCCTCGCGCGCCGCGTTGGTCGTCGCTTCAGCGTGCGGCGTGCGGGGGCGTTGGTGGTTCGCGCGCGCAAGATCGGGGGAAACTGCGATGGGCTTCCGCGCGGGGGAGGAGGCGGCGCATCGTCCAGGGTGGGCGGTGGTTGCCGCCGTTCGGAGGAGATCCGCGCAGCGGAGGGCGCGGATGCCGGGGACCGCCCTCCGTTGTGAAGAACTCCTCCGCTGTGCGAACGCCGCGGCATCCGCACCTGCTGTCGGCGCACGCAGAACCTGCGAGCGGGACGGATGCCGTCGGCGGCGCCAGCGGGCCGCGCGGGTAGGCTGGGGGTGTGAGCATGGAGATCGAGCTCGGCCGCGCCAAGCGCGCCCGCCGCGCGTATGCGTTCGACGACATCGCCGTGGTGCCCTCGCG
This genomic window from Candidatus Microbacterium phytovorans contains:
- a CDS encoding DUF559 domain-containing protein — protein: MALPSADSFLIAAARAGVVLTCVTQAARRGLWVHGQADAMRPHVAAPSHAGRVCAHDATVHWSAPVVPRHPDRLEDGIENTLVAVARCQPWEEALAVWESALRQRQTTREEMARLPLPPPAQRLCREARLFADSGLKTIVPARLRWLKLPLLPQAWLLGRPVDLLIGDRLVLQIDGGHHVGAQRSSDIEHDARLLLHGYHVIRVTYAQVMDDWLTVQQLIAGAVAQGLHLAR